The genomic stretch ACTTATGGGCAAACCCCTTTTTCTTCTCCGCAAACTCAACCCCGATCAAAAGCCCTCTGCCGCGCACATCGCTAATAAGTGGCGAAGTCGCCTTGAGCTCCCCGAGCTTCCGGAGCAGGTAGTCCCCTTTTTCGGCAGCCTGACGCGGCAGGTCCTCTTCGATGATCACCGCAAGCGCCGCGATGGCTGCAGCGCAGGCCCAAGCGTTGCCGCCGAAGGTAGAGGTGTGTAAAAGCGCCCGGTCGAGCGAGCCGTAGGCCTTCTTCCAGGCGGCATCCGTGGCGATGTAGGCGCCGATGGGCATCACCCCGCCGCCGAGCGACTTCGCCAGGCAGAGGATGTCGGGCTCCACCCCTTCGTGTTCGCACGCAAACATCCTCCCCGTGCGGCCGAGGCCCGTCTGGATCTCATCCGCGATGAAGAGCGTGCCGTGCTTGGCACAGAGGCGCTTCGCCTCCTTCAGGTAGCCCGGCGCCGGGACGTTGATCCCGCCCTCGCCCTGGATCGGCTCGACGATAAAAGCCGCCGCGTCCTTCGGATGGAGCGCTTCCTCAAGCGCCGCGAGGTCGTTGTAGGGGATTGCCTGGCAGGCGGCAACTAAAGGCCGGAAGGGCTCCTGGTACTTGTGCCGGCCGGTAACCGACAACGCCCCCATCGTCTTCCCGTGGAAAGAATTTTCCGTATAAATCAGCTTGGTCCGGCCGGTGGCGATGCGGGCCAGCTTCACCGCCCCCTCCACCGCCTCGGCACCGCTGTTGCAGAAAAAGGAGCGCTTGAGGTCCCCGGGAGCGACCGCGGCCAGGTTTTTCGCCAGCGCGCCCGCCAAGGGTGATAACGACGCCTGCAGCAAATTCGGCAGTTGCCGCACCGCCTCTACGGCGGCAATGACCCGCGGGTGGTTGTGCCCGGTGTTAAGCGACCCGTAACCACCTAAGAAGTCGAGGTACTCGCGCCCCTCGCTATCCCAGAGGCGCACCCCTTCGGCGCGGACGAACCGTCTATCGAAATCCAAGAGCTTGAGCAGCGTCACGAGGCCGGCGTTGAGGTATTCCTGGTGGAGCGCGCGCACCTGGTCGCGGTCCAAGGATAATGCTTCTTCAAGCGTGATAAAGCCGTTTTTCCCCGCCAAAACCGTTCTCCTCCTTCTTTCGCCCGGGTCCGGACGGAAGATTCCCGGAAAAACTTTGCGTCCGGCAGACTATCTCTTCGCCGCCGCGCAAGAAAATCCTCTTAAAATTTGGCAGGCGGCCGGCCTTTGCTTGACAGCAAGAAGCGCTTTCAGTAAAATCAACCTGTATTCTGCACTAAAGTAGAATTTGGCGGTTTCTTGGCCTGACGAAAGGGGGGACCAAGCCGCGGATGTTTACAAGTCTTACGGAAAAGCTGCACGAGGTCTTCAAGAAGCTGAAAAGCAAGGGAAAGTTGACGGAAGAAGACGTTAACGCGGCGCTGAAAGAGGTCCGGGTGGCGCTTCTGGAGGCCGACGTTAACTTTAAAGTGGTCAAAGACTTCGTTGCGCGTGTCCGGGAGCGGGCGGTAGGACAGGAGATCCTGGCCAATCTCAACCCCGCCCACCAGGTGATCAAGATCGTCCGGGAAGAGCTGACCGCGCTTATGGGCGGTCAGGACGCGCGACTCAATACCGCCGCCAAGCCCCCCACGGTGATCATGATGGTGGGTCTCCAGGGCTCGGGTAAAA from Thermodesulfitimonas autotrophica encodes the following:
- a CDS encoding aspartate aminotransferase family protein; this encodes MAGKNGFITLEEALSLDRDQVRALHQEYLNAGLVTLLKLLDFDRRFVRAEGVRLWDSEGREYLDFLGGYGSLNTGHNHPRVIAAVEAVRQLPNLLQASLSPLAGALAKNLAAVAPGDLKRSFFCNSGAEAVEGAVKLARIATGRTKLIYTENSFHGKTMGALSVTGRHKYQEPFRPLVAACQAIPYNDLAALEEALHPKDAAAFIVEPIQGEGGINVPAPGYLKEAKRLCAKHGTLFIADEIQTGLGRTGRMFACEHEGVEPDILCLAKSLGGGVMPIGAYIATDAAWKKAYGSLDRALLHTSTFGGNAWACAAAIAALAVIIEEDLPRQAAEKGDYLLRKLGELKATSPLISDVRGRGLLIGVEFAEKKKGFAHKFAFGLLDKLAEEYLGSLVAGELLNRHRVLTAYTLNNPNVIRLEPPLGVGFAEIDYVLGALAEILERNRSFLGLAVSGVKSTLRIRGKAEEKR